GATAACTGATCCACAGGAAGGGAATCTGCAGCATAATATATAAACATACAATTCTAGATACTATTCCCACAAgaggaagttgagagggaagagaccgACCGACCCCAGGTACATTCCCCAGACAACTTACAAATGACTTCCAGTGGAAAGCACAGAGAAAGGTTCACAAGCATTGGAAccatgttgtggtgtctctcctctgtatttctccctctccatcactcaCTCTTTATTAAATCAAGTCAAAACAAGTATGTCTGCCAGTCAGTGGAAACTCGCATGATGCTTAGCCTGGAAAGAGCACTGTGTGTTCTGAGAACTGCAGAGAGGTTGGCACATTGGAAGTGTAACATGGGACAGGTAGTAGAAATTAGGCCCTGGAGATCTCAAAGCCTCCATGTTAGCCAAGGCCTGGGGGTGACACAGTGAAAGCAAACCTCCTTCTAAAAGGGCACAGGGCTGGTAGCGGATATACCAGGACATGAGATGAAGTCAGGACAGCCTGAGCGAGCTACCTAGGAGACACAAACTGTAACATGTCCCACTCTCATCCCTGCAGCCTCTGGCTCAGCTGTTCTTTAATGACAGCCTCAAGACAAGCTTTTATTTTCCCACTCACATTGGGCATAACTCAATCAAAACAATAAATTATGTTCAATCAAGGAGAAAAACAGACTAAATTAAAGAAACAACAAATATCCAAATGTTTAGAAGGAACCTGGAGCTGCAATTTTTGCAAGGGATTctaaaaagggggagagacagcaaTATTTTATACTGTTTCTAAACTGTCATTTGTGTAAGTCTATAAGGATAAGCTTTaacatattatttaaaaatattttaatttacttattataagaggagagggagatagaaccagagcattcATCTGGCACATACAATGACAGTGCTcagacttgggaccttgtgcttgatagtccaatgctttatccactgtgccacctccccagctccaGTGACTCATTTTTAAGATTAGTTTTgcacagagaaaagcaaatatccTTAAAGACTgtgctccctttttctttcagttttggaGGTTGGTTGGGTATCACTGGGGTCTCATGCACACATTATTTCACCATCTCAGACCAACTTTTCTATTCaagtagacagaaagacagaggacgTGACACCATATCACCCTCCCCTATCCTCCATGCACTGTTGAAGCTCAAACTTGGGCAATGCTCATGGCAAACCTGGTGCCCTATCCAATGACCTATTCTCTGGCTCAAAGGTTGTGTTTGTGAGAAGATCCAAAGAGCATCCTCTGTAATAAAGCAAAATAAGTTTTCTCCTATTCCAAAATAAAGTATCAAATTCAGGATTATTCAATTATAGAATTTTAAATTTATGGCAATGAAAAATTGAGGTTATATCGCTCATTTTTTTTGATTGAccattcatcttttttcttttaatatttatttgttccatttttgttgcccttgtttttattgttgtagttactattgttgttgtttttgatgtcctcattgttgaataggacagagagaaatggagagagaaggggaagacagagagggggagagaaagatagacacctgcagacctgctttaccacttgtgaagcgaccctcctgcaggtggggagccaggggcttgaaccacaattcttacactggtccttgggctgtgcacttaacccgctgcgctactgcccaactcccaatcattcatcttttattttatttttatttattaaaaaaatatttattcccttttgttgtccttgttgttttattgttgttgttgttattgatgatgttgttggataggacagagagaaatggagagaggaggggaaaacagagggggagagaaaggtaggcacctgcagacctgcttcactgtctgtgaagcaactcccctgcaggtggggagttgggggctcaaaccaggatccttgcgctggtcctttcgctttgcaccacctgcgcttaacctgctgtgctactgcccgactccccattcatCTTTTATTTTGGGAAGGCCTGCCTGAACCAACCCAGTAAAGTGTCAAACTCACTTAATGGGTAAAGTCAGGAGAAAAGGTAAgcctaaaaataaaagcaaagctacATCTTATAGGTTTCTGAAGCTTCaccattttaaacattttaagttTCCCTAGCCCTAATGAATTTTATCCTAGATGAGATAAACAGTTCTGATCTACAAATCCAGTTCTAACTTTACTCCTGTGTCACAATAGTATAAGAGTAAGTCAGTTATCTGTATTTATCCATTAATGCTTGTATGTGCTTTGAGCTTGGTCTCTTAGAGGGACTGACATTTCTCTCACTTTGACATCACAAGGTAGTAGTCCAATACATTCATAATACTAGAAAAGTGCCCTAGCCTAGTGCTTACTACAGATCCTTCAGCCAAGTTGCCTGGGTTCAAGGCCGGACATTTTTATTAACCATGTGAGTTTGGACAAGTGCACTGCACCTCTACTCACCAATGATAGATACTAAAATTGGACGTGGAACAAAGTTGAGAGAACTAAAtagcttactttttaaaaaagtgctttaATTTTGCCTAGCATACAAAGCAGGCTTCTAGAAGTATAGTTTTCACACAAAGAAAACGCTCAGCCAGGTTTACAATCTCCAAGTAGATTTAGCACTTAGCTATAGCCCTGAACTGCTGAGtacagcttattttattttatttttcctgcgGACTGAATGTTTGTCTCCCATTAAACCTTCTCCCAATGTGATGGTATTAGGAGGGAGGTTCTTTGGGGATAGTTCAGTTATAAGGTATAGTCCTTCACTGAGTTCCCCCATCAtacacaaataaaagaaagagtcaGGATACAGACCTTACCAGTCACCGAATTTGCCATACCTTGAACTTCACAGAATTCCTAACTGTGACAGAGTTTCTTTTGCTTCTAAGTCACCCAGTCCATAGTATTATTACAGCAGCCCAAGCAGGCTAAGATGAAGCTTGAAGATCACATTTGTCAGTATGGAACTCTTCACTCTTCTGGGTACATCTCAAGGGATGCTGGTTTCTACATTATTAAATCCAGCTTAAGAGACCCAGAAGAGTATTCTAGTGGGGGTTTCCAGGTTATTTTATCAGATCAGCACAGAGTATGTTTCAAACAAACATACTAAGTACTTTATGAAAATTGGATTCATCATTAAATAATAGTCTGCAGGAAACTTGGACactaattatttttaagaaactccaaataatgccatttattttttccactGGGAAAAATTTATTTTACAGTGGAATTCTCAATGACACCTTTTAAGATACATATTTTAAGGAAAGAAGTAATCCTAGAAGTAGATTTAAGGAAGTTCTAGTAATGTATGATTTATAAGTTGTCTTAGATCAACAGCAGCAATGGAAAGCCACAGAAGTAATCTTCATGAGTTCTTCCCAAGAAAGTGGTGGACAATAAACACCTAGAATGCCCACTTTCTTTTGACATACTTGAGGAAAGTGAATTTTGTTGGAGATCAAAAGTAGATTTGaactctcttttttaataatatttttaattggatagagacagccataagttgagagggaaggaggagataagagagggagagagacagagagatacctgcagtcctgcttcatgactcacaaagcttttcccctgcaggtggggtctgggggctcaaacctaggtcctggcacattgtaacatgtgcactcaaccaggtgtgccactacctggcccccaaaatagaTTTGAATAGGAAATGAATTCACTAATGTCCAGTACTTGATGTATgctgagaaaaatggaaaaaggcattgctacctcttttttttaaagatccagTAAGGGTAGGGAAGAGTCTATGATAGTGTATCTAAGAGTCATCgagttttcttgttttctttaagGTCTGTTGATGGGTAAGGGAATAGAGGAAAGTAAAGAACTACCCTCTCATGTTCATTCTTGTTACTGGTGCCAAATGACAGCAATTTGGTCAAAATATGGCCATTTAAAATGCAGACTGataatgtaaaaacaaacaaaaagcactgAATCTTAGAATCCACTGTTTGCAGTGTGGCAGAACCACCAGTGCCATCAATGTGCACTTCTTAACTGTGAACCAGACATATACAGATGAAATGGAATTTCAAAGGGCACTTGGGAACCACAGAACACTACCCAGACAAAAAAGCAGAAATTCacacaatatataaagaaaaaaaattaatgtgaatCTTTTATTTTGACAAGACAAACTTTACATTTTCAACTCTCCGAgtacacttatttaaaaaaaataagagaaaaggcaTCCTGAACCCCAAGATTTCAGACTTTTGGCATAAATAAGACAGTACCGGATTTTCAGGTTACATAAACTACCTGTACCCTCCCTACATAGCATAAAATGAAGAGCATTATGACATTTACTAGTTTCAGTACCTATAAAAAATACACGGAAGTACCTGGCTTTTTCTAAAGCACACAACTTCGTATTAACAGACACATAAGTGACCAATGTAGGTATTTCCATGAATAGTAGGCACAACTCCACAAGTAGAAAATCACGCAAAACATTGGCTTCTATAATCTTaacatggaaattaaaaaaaaagaggaatgtaGAGTTAAGTGGCTGAGAGTGCTATACTTTCTGCACACAAACACATCATGACAAGGAATGCTAGAAATAATTCCCCTCAGGAATGGGATGGAAAATTCAAAGTATATTTATCAGAAAGGGAAAACTTTTGATGTGAAAAGCAAGTTTTAAATGAAGTACTGACTTTAAAGAGTTAGCCAATTATAGATTTTGTACAATTAAGTTTACACCCATATTTAAGAGATTAAAGATAATTCAATTGAGCATTTTAGATAGCTCACTTTAGTTTTACATGCCAATAATATTTCTGAGTGAGAATTTGTAACTTATTTGGCACGACATACAAGTAATCTATGTAAGATTCAGAATGACTGCATTTCATcttatagaaatttttttttttttttttttttttttttttacttttccctccagggttatttctgggctcggtgcctgcaccatgaatccaccgctcctggaggccatttttcccccctttttttgttgcccttgttgttgtagcctcgttgtgtttttttttttttattattgccattgttgatgctgttcgttgttggatagaacagagagaaatggagagaggaggggaagacagagagggggagagaaagatagacacctgcagacctacttcaccgcctgtgaagcgactcccctgcaggtggggagccgggggctcgaaccgggatccttacgccggtcattgcgcttagcgccacatgcgcttaacccactgcgccaccgcccgacccccaaagaaatctatttttaattcattaaaaattaGTCTGTTTTTCACCCATCTGTTAGGGTAAAAGTGCTTCTCAAGTGCATATGGTCCATTTCCACAGTCCTAAAAACTACAAATGAGTGATTTTTATGTGAATATTCTTCATTAATCTTTAAGCAAATTGCTATCTGTATATGTGAGACAAAGCCTGTTACATATCTCTACTTGaaaaactaaatattttaaaactctaCACACTACTTCTGTGCAATTTACACTGGTTCCTTTACTTCACAAGCTGTTAACTCACTCCTTAATCTTGACAAGACACTGGAACTTTTGAGCAATTTTGAGATTAAGAAGACTAAGAGAGAATAACTCAGTGGAGTCAATCTCCTAAAAAAGTTGTTTTGAATCTTGTTACAAGCAGATTTAATATGCTTGGATGTtaacttcttaaaaataaatatactggAAGGCATTTATCCAGGCATATATGAGTTGCATATAATTAAGAATCACATTAAAATAAGCCTTTAATTTATGAGTGACATTTTCCATTTATATAGAAAAGGATTTAATAGCAGCATTCAAAAATAGAAATAGTCCTATATCTTCTCTTTTCACTTTCATAAAGTGCTATTTTTAACCAAGAAGATTTACTACTGACTTCTCCAGTACTGCATGTTTCTAGCAGGCTCTAGGGAAGATTGGAAgggtataatttttaaatattttctaaagggGCTACAGTAAATCAGAGACtaggaatttattttattagtaaaataaaaattgaatctTATGTGGAAATTACTCAGTGGATTTAAAAACGACTTCACAGAAGCACTGGTTCACTAACAAAGTTATGCCAATTTCATTAATTATCTAAACCAGAAAGcatatttctattattttatatttattttcccttttgttggccttgtagtttttcattgttgtggtagttattattgttgttactgatgtcatcattgttggataggacagagagaaatggagagaggaggggaagacagagagggggagagaaagacagacaccacctgtgaagtgactcccctgtaggtggggatccttgccagtccttgcctttgcgccacgtgcacttaacccactgcactaccacccgactcccacttattattattaattgaacagagacacggagaaatcaagagagaaaaggagaaagagagacactagcagacttgctccactgcttgtgaagctttccttctgcagctgggggcttgaacccgaatccaGTCCCTTAGAAACAATTTATTAGCAGTTCAACTTTAAGCACCATGAAATAGGACTGATGGTTATATGATCCCCAGAATAAAATCCTCAGCAATATTAACTTCTAGAATAGCAAAAACAATCCATAATCAAGCTGGAGGTGATATTTTAGTACCACAGGCTGTTTAAAGAATTGTCTTTTAATATACTTGTGTATTTACTAATAATGTACCTTATTGCTGAGGGCAGTGGTACCCAAGAAAGTTAAGAGAAAACCATTAATGCAGTTTAACCAGAAGTGAATGTAACTTCTCTAGTTCAATCAATGCTGAAACTGATTCTTTTAAAAGCTGAACACAACTTACAACAGACCTCGGGTATGAATAGGATTCCCACTCCCATTTTGACTCACATTATTCTCTTAAGAGTATTTTGGTATTTCAACTGACTTGACCTTCAGTAGtaccttaaaaagaaaatgcaattaGTCAAATAATATGGCAGGCAGCATGAATCTTGCTCACACAACACTTTAGTTTCATTATAATTTACACTGTGTTTGCTCTGGGAAGAGAAACACTTTAAAAAACCAGACACATGAAAGTGTGCCTTGTAGCACTTTCTGATAATCAGTTCTGCACCCAAGCTTTGGATAGAGTTCTAGTTCTCAGAGACGAGATTCCTGGTCAGGGAGATGGGACGGGGAAAATTAGGACAAGGTGAAGGTTTGATGAATCATTTCCCATCTAATTACAAGCCTGCCCCTTCCAAGTTAAGAATGCAGAGGGGGTGGTCGGAAGGAGGCACGCTTTGCACAACCAACACTCTACCAAGCCAGAATGTAGAACTCAGCCTAGGTTTTCTGGCCCCGCATCTTACCTACACCTAGTATGCTATTTCTGAAGTCAAATACGTCTTAGACTTTCctgtttgagaaaaaaaaaagaaggattttTACCCAAATACATTGGACTTCGGTCTCAGTttgaatgaggaggaagaggagtaggctTTGACAGACTGGTCGTCAtcgtcgtcctcctcctcctcgcacTCCTCCAGGGGCTGCTCGGGGTCTCTGAAAGAGGGTGTGGTGTGGATGATCTGTGTTCTGAAGCGGATTCTGTTGAGTCTGGGTTTGATCCGCCCGCTGGAGCTGCTGGAGGTTTTGCGAGCTGAATCTTTCGCTTTGGCTGCAGCCCAGCCTTCagtgaggtggtggtggtggtggtggtggtggtggtggtggtcccgGTCCCCTCCCTCCTCCGGGCCGTGGGAGAGTCTGTAGGTGATGAGGTGCGAGGGCAGCACCTTGGACAGTCTCCAGCGTCCGCCGCCGCTGCTGGCCGTGCTCTCAGTGTCGCCCTCCTCCAGGGCGCCCACCAGGCTCTTGATCTCTTCGGTGGTGCTCTGGCTCAGGTACTGGGAGGCTTTCCTGCCGCTGTAGTCCCGCACGTCCACGTCGGCGTCGTAGGCCCCCACCAGCAGCTTCACCACCTCCACATGGCCGTGCATGGCCGCCAGGTGCAGGGCGGTGTAGCCCCCGCTGGTCCTGGCGTTGATGTCCACGGGCAGCCGGTGCTGGTTGGCGAAGTTGACCAGCAGGGCCAGGAGCTCGTGCCTGCCGTGCTTGGCCGCCCAGTGCAGGCAGGAGAAGCCGG
Above is a window of Erinaceus europaeus chromosome 3, mEriEur2.1, whole genome shotgun sequence DNA encoding:
- the SOWAHC gene encoding ankyrin repeat domain-containing protein SOWAHC isoform X1; this translates as MEVPAALGSEAVVSFLAARGGRARHAELVQHFRAALGGEPEQRALARARFKEQVNAVATVRTDPADGSKYVHLKGQPGAASPAPPPAEEEARVAADVPLGPTPGGGTRRKDGRRDRPPPPREDAAPGCEDAEVPAPGCEDADDGSLPGPPRPARPGLRDHVPAGSPQPRRSPCPGARAKAGDPDSASLASADEDGAGSVALDPLEHAWMLSASDGRWDSLQGLLSCEPGLLAKRDFITGFSCLHWAAKHGRHELLALLVNFANQHRLPVDINARTSGGYTALHLAAMHGHVEVVKLLVGAYDADVDVRDYSGRKASQYLSQSTTEEIKSLVGALEEGDTESTASSGGGRWRLSKVLPSHLITYRLSHGPEEGGDRDHHHHHHHHHHHLTEGWAAAKAKDSARKTSSSSSGRIKPRLNRIRFRTQIIHTTPSFRDPEQPLEECEEEEDDDDDQSVKAYSSSSSFKLRPKSNVFGYY
- the SOWAHC gene encoding ankyrin repeat domain-containing protein SOWAHC isoform X2, giving the protein MEVPAALGSEAVVSFLAARGGRARHAELVQHFRAALGGEPEQRALARARFKEQVNAVATVRTDPADGSKYVHLKGQPGAASPAPPPAEEEARVAADVPLGPTPGGGTRRKDGRRDRPPPPREDAAPGCEDAEVPAPGCEDADDGSLPGPPRPARPGLRDHVPAGSPQPRRSPCPGARAKAGDPDSASLASADEDGAGSVALDPLEHAWMLSASDGRWDSLQGLLSCEPGLLAKRDFITGFSCLHWAAKHGRHELLALLVNFANQHRLPVDINARTSGGYTALHLAAMHGHVEVVKLLVGAYDADVDVRDYSGRKASQYLSQSTTEEIKSLVGALEEGDTESTASSGGGRWRLSKVLPSHLITYRLSHGPEEGGDRDHHHHHHHHHHHLTEGWAAAKAKDSARKTSSSSSGRIKPRLNRIRFRTQIIHTTPSFRDPEQPLEECEEEEDDDDDQSVKAYSSSSSFKLRPKSNVFG